From a single Nicotiana tabacum cultivar K326 chromosome 8, ASM71507v2, whole genome shotgun sequence genomic region:
- the LOC107807313 gene encoding putative pyridoxal 5'-phosphate synthase subunit PDX1, which produces MAGSGVVTLYGNGALTETTKQSPFSVKVGLAQMLRGGVIMDVVNAEQARIAEEAGACAVMALERVPADIRAQGGVARMSDPQLIKEIKQAVTIPVMAKARIGHFVEAQILEAIGIDYVDESEVLTLADDENHINKHNFRIPFVCGCRNLGEALRRIREGAAMIRTKGEAGTGNIIEAVRHVRSVMGDIRVLRNMDDDEVFTFAKKLQAPYDLVMQTKQLGRLPVVHFAAGGVATPADAALMMQLGCDGVFVGSGIFKSGDPAKRGRAIVQAVTHYSDPGLLAEISCGLGEAMVGINLDDKVERYANRSE; this is translated from the coding sequence ATGGCCGGAAGCGGTGTGGTAACACTTTACGGAAATGGTGCACTCACCGAGACTACAAAGCAATCCCCTTTCTCAGTGAAAGTGGGTCTCGCTCAGATGCTTCGCGGCGGCGTTATCATGGACGTCGTCAATGCCGAGCAGGCCCGTATAGCCGAGGAGGCAGGCGCGTGTGCCGTCATGGCCCTTGAGCGCGTCCCCGCTGATATACGCGCTCAGGGCGGCGTAGCCCGCATGTCGGATCCCCAGCTTATCAAAGAAATCAAACAGGCAGTAACCATCCCCGTTATGGCCAAGGCCCGTATCGGTCACTTCGTCGAGGCCCAAATCCTCGAGGCTATCGGAATCGATTACGTGGACGAATCGGAAGTCCTCACTCTCGCCGACGATGAGAACCACATCAACAAGCACAATTTCCGCATTCCTTTTGTCTGTGGCTGCCGTAACCTCGGCGAAGCCCTCCGCCGTATCAGGGAGGGAGCCGCCATGATACGCACCAAGGGGGAAGCCGGTACCGGCAACATCATCGAGGCCGTCCGTCACGTGCGTTCCGTGATGGGTGATATCAGGGTGCTGCGAAACATGGATGATGATGAGGTTTTCACTTTTGCTAAGAAGCTTCAGGCACCGTACGACCTGGTGATGCAAACAAAACAGCTCGGAAGGCTCCCTGTGGTTCACTTTGcagcaggtggggtggcaacaCCAGCAGACGCAGCGCTTATGATGCAGTTGGGATGTGACGGAGTGTTCGTGGGTTCTGGAATTTTCAAGAGTGGTGACCCTGCCAAAAGGGGACGCGCTATCGTGCAAGCCGTGACTCATTACAGTGACCCAGGACTGCTGGCTGAAATTAGCTGTGGGCTTGGTGAGGCTATGGTTGGAATTAATCT